Proteins encoded by one window of Caldisericum sp.:
- the lpdA gene encoding dihydrolipoyl dehydrogenase codes for MEEFDVIVIGSGSAGYVSAIRLADLGKKVLIVENRVLGGTCLNRGCIPTKAILKAADIYRESHESKIFGINIGDVSYDPNGIKAWKENVVKKLVSGVDFLLKSRKVQIKYGKGYLIDGNTVEVETPQGKEVYKGKDIVIATGSEPAMIPAFKIDHINVLTSDDALELTQYPKEMVIVGAGAIGMEFATFFNSFGTKVTIVEMMETVVPTLKDRKLTTLIQRIYQKKGIEFKLGVKIESIDAKDGKVYLTLGNGEVLETEKVLVSIGRKLNSDNIGLEKVGIQTDRGRIVVNEYLETNVPHHYAIGDVVGGLLLAHKAMKEGEVVAEVIAEHNTKMDYRVVPWAIFTTPEIASVGFTEEEAKAQGIDVVTGEFPFTANGKAVSMNATDGTVKVVAKSDTKEIVGAQIVGPEASVMIAELALAIKNKLTLKDVADTIHTHPTLPEAVMEAVKVPLGEAVHIVVRR; via the coding sequence ATGGAAGAGTTTGATGTAATTGTAATTGGGTCGGGTTCGGCAGGATATGTATCTGCAATTAGGCTTGCAGATCTTGGCAAAAAAGTCCTTATTGTAGAAAATAGAGTTCTTGGTGGAACCTGTCTGAATAGAGGTTGCATTCCAACAAAAGCAATCTTAAAGGCAGCGGACATATACAGAGAATCTCACGAGTCAAAAATATTTGGCATTAATATTGGTGATGTTTCCTACGACCCGAATGGCATAAAAGCCTGGAAAGAGAATGTTGTTAAAAAACTTGTTTCTGGAGTTGATTTCCTTCTTAAATCAAGAAAAGTGCAGATTAAATACGGAAAAGGATACCTTATTGACGGAAATACCGTTGAAGTTGAAACACCACAAGGAAAAGAAGTTTATAAAGGAAAGGATATAGTTATCGCAACAGGCTCTGAGCCTGCAATGATTCCTGCATTCAAGATCGACCATATAAATGTCCTTACCTCGGATGATGCACTTGAACTTACCCAGTACCCAAAAGAGATGGTTATTGTGGGTGCAGGTGCAATTGGTATGGAGTTTGCAACATTCTTTAACTCATTTGGGACAAAAGTAACAATCGTTGAAATGATGGAAACAGTTGTCCCCACACTTAAAGATAGAAAACTCACAACCTTAATCCAGCGTATATATCAGAAAAAGGGAATCGAATTTAAGTTAGGGGTAAAGATCGAAAGTATTGATGCAAAAGACGGGAAAGTATACCTTACATTAGGAAATGGTGAAGTGCTTGAAACTGAGAAAGTCCTTGTATCAATTGGAAGAAAGCTTAACTCAGACAATATTGGGCTTGAAAAAGTTGGCATACAAACAGACAGAGGAAGAATTGTTGTAAACGAATACCTTGAGACAAATGTCCCTCATCATTATGCAATTGGTGATGTCGTTGGCGGGCTTCTTCTTGCACATAAGGCAATGAAAGAGGGAGAGGTTGTTGCTGAAGTTATTGCAGAACATAATACAAAGATGGACTATAGAGTTGTTCCGTGGGCAATATTTACAACTCCAGAAATTGCATCTGTAGGCTTCACAGAAGAGGAAGCAAAGGCTCAGGGCATTGATGTTGTTACTGGAGAATTTCCATTTACTGCAAATGGTAAGGCAGTTTCAATGAATGCAACAGATGGAACAGTGAAAGTAGTTGCAAAGAGTGATACAAAAGAAATAGTCGGTGCTCAAATAGTAGGACCTGAAGCATCTGTTATGATTGCAGAACTTGCACTTGCTATTAAAAATAAACTTACACTTAAAGATGTTGCCGATACGATTCACACACATCCAACACTTCCAGAAGCGGTAATGGAAGCAGTAAAGGTACCATTGGGCGAGGCAGTTCATATTGTTGTAAGAAGATAA
- the gpmA gene encoding 2,3-diphosphoglycerate-dependent phosphoglycerate mutase, translated as MYKLVLLRHGESEWNKENRFTGWTDVDLSERGVEEAHFAAKLLKDQGYVFDVAFTSVLKRAIKTLWIVLEDMDLMWIPEYKHWRLNERHYGALQGLNKAEMAKKYGEEQVLLWRRSYDVPPPPLDKDDPRNPRFDPKYKDLKDDEIPLSESLKDTLNRVLPYYHSTIAPMIKEGKRVIVAAHGNSLRALVKYLDNISDEEIPHLNIPTGIPLVYELDENLKAINHYYLADEKTLQEAIERVKNQIKEDPK; from the coding sequence ATGTATAAACTTGTATTATTGAGACACGGTGAAAGCGAATGGAACAAAGAAAACAGGTTTACCGGGTGGACTGATGTTGATTTGTCCGAAAGAGGCGTTGAAGAGGCGCATTTTGCAGCAAAACTGCTTAAGGACCAGGGCTATGTTTTTGATGTTGCCTTTACTTCGGTTTTGAAGAGGGCAATTAAAACATTGTGGATTGTGCTTGAGGATATGGACTTAATGTGGATTCCAGAGTACAAACACTGGAGACTAAACGAAAGACATTACGGTGCACTTCAAGGCTTAAACAAGGCAGAGATGGCAAAAAAATATGGAGAAGAACAGGTGCTTTTGTGGAGAAGGTCATACGATGTTCCGCCTCCACCACTTGACAAAGACGACCCTCGCAACCCTCGCTTTGACCCAAAGTATAAAGATTTGAAAGACGATGAAATTCCCCTTTCAGAATCACTTAAGGACACTTTAAATAGAGTGCTTCCCTATTACCACTCAACCATCGCACCTATGATAAAAGAAGGTAAAAGAGTGATTGTAGCAGCACATGGAAATTCATTAAGGGCACTTGTTAAGTACCTTGATAATATAAGCGATGAAGAAATTCCGCACCTCAACATCCCAACGGGTATTCCTCTTGTTTATGAACTTGACGAAAACCTTAAAGCAATAAATCATTATTACCTTGCAGACGAAAAGACTCTTCAAGAAGCAATAGAAAGAGTTAAGAATCAGATAAAAGAAGACCCAAAGTAG
- a CDS encoding carboxymuconolactone decarboxylase family protein → MDAKQMVADFMKTAQQIGEVDKGYLDAVMNLIKEAEKPGALTTKEKELISIALGIAAHCAYCIALHVKNAIEAGATRQEIMEASFVAGLMGGGPSIAYIRLVLDACEQFGAK, encoded by the coding sequence ATGGATGCAAAACAAATGGTTGCAGACTTTATGAAAACTGCACAACAGATTGGTGAGGTTGACAAGGGTTACCTTGATGCTGTAATGAATCTCATTAAAGAAGCAGAAAAGCCAGGAGCGCTCACAACAAAGGAAAAAGAACTTATTTCTATCGCTCTTGGTATTGCAGCACACTGTGCTTATTGCATTGCACTTCATGTAAAAAACGCAATTGAAGCAGGAGCAACAAGACAGGAAATCATGGAAGCATCTTTTGTTGCAGGACTTATGGGCGGCGGTCCATCCATTGCTTACATTAGATTAGTCCTTGATGCATGTGAGCAATTTGGCGCAAAGTAG
- a CDS encoding Na+/H+ antiporter subunit E: protein MEKANYLSRVIFETIVLFLTWILLTESLATSELVFGLLIAVIISLGTANLFTEHGLAHLHPKRLFYLIIYIPYYIYQVIKANVQVVIIVLSPSLPIKPGIVKVKTNLKTDVGKLALANSITLTPGTITMEIEGEDVYVHWIKVDDESVEGATQSIVSPFEKFLKEIFQ, encoded by the coding sequence ATGGAAAAAGCAAACTATCTAAGTAGGGTAATCTTTGAAACGATTGTTTTGTTCCTTACTTGGATTCTCCTTACAGAAAGCCTTGCAACCTCTGAACTTGTTTTTGGATTACTTATTGCGGTTATCATTTCTCTTGGAACGGCTAACCTTTTTACAGAACATGGTCTTGCACATCTTCATCCAAAAAGGCTTTTCTATCTTATTATTTACATTCCTTACTACATTTATCAGGTGATCAAGGCAAATGTTCAAGTGGTAATTATTGTGTTGAGTCCATCTCTTCCAATCAAGCCTGGTATTGTTAAGGTGAAAACTAATTTGAAGACTGATGTTGGTAAACTTGCACTTGCAAACTCTATTACACTTACACCAGGAACAATAACTATGGAAATTGAGGGAGAGGATGTGTATGTTCACTGGATTAAGGTGGACGATGAGTCAGTTGAAGGTGCTACACAAAGTATCGTCTCACCTTTTGAAAAATTCTTAAAGGAGATCTTCCAATGA